The following proteins come from a genomic window of Aspergillus luchuensis IFO 4308 DNA, chromosome 3, nearly complete sequence:
- a CDS encoding uncharacterized protein (COG:S;~EggNog:ENOG410PQ99): protein MSSSILHSCPCCGQVTDISNALAAFIENPYCSQCGLSASESDLKLQNDLSALFDKGMNLETPLSPEESVGVQRPAPSSPIVYSITQHYHHSAHVAQQNTTRSSEGVHRRGTNATINETLRQHNVDPSTLSAKQMELFEHAMPEQQSRLIQMWQISPEHSYAATSNVTGTKSLDQESSNVAGTVGHASTPLNWAATGGDREMCDVPDRNENGDEGHQYAEPYMVNGYEAIAREWHGLPSSQPTHLMAEPTTGSPYKLSSDPVYYAHCRRWWEPTQQSSVEYQYGLFDEMNRHPQCGLVQPR, encoded by the exons ATGTCTTCATCTATATTGCATAGCTGCCCATGCTGTGGGCAAGTTACAGATATCTCCAATGCACTTGCTGCTTTCATCGAAAACCCCTATTGTAGCCAG TGCGGATTGTCCGCTTCTGAAAGCGATTTGAAATTACAGAATGATCTCTCAGCACTCTTCGACAAGGGGATGAACTTAGAGACGCCGTTGTCACCCGAAGAGAGCGTGGGAGTACAGCGTCCTGCTCCCTCATCCCCAATTGTATATAGCATCACACAACATTACCATCACTCTGCGCATGTTGCTCAACAGAATACTACTCGTTCCTCCGAAGGTGTTCATCGCCGCGGCACCAATGCTACCATCAACGAGACACTCCGACAGCACAACGTGGACCCTTCAACACTCTCGGCCAAGCAAATGGAGCTTTTTGAACATGCCATGCCAGAACAACAATCGCGCCTCATCCAGATGTGGCAGATCTCCCCAGAGCACAGCTATGCAGCAACTAGCAACGTCACCGGAACTAAATCGCTGGACCAGGAAAGCTCGAATGTAGCCGGCACTGTTGGCCATGCCTCGACTCCATTGAATTGGGCAGCCACAGGTGGTGATCGTGAAATGTGCGATGTGCCTGATAGGAACGAGAATGGGGACGAAGGACACCAGTATGCTGAGCCTTATATGGTAAATGGGTATGAGGCGATAGCCCGGGAATGGCATGGACTCCCTTCATCTCAGCCCACACACCTAATGGCTGAACCAACAACCGGATCACCGTATAAGCTTTCAAGTGACCCTGTTTACTATGCTCACTGTCGAAGATGGTGGGAACCTACACAGCAAAGTTCGGTGGAGTATCAATACGGTCTATTCGACGAGATGAACCGTCATCCTCAATGTGGCCTAGTGCAACCTCGTTAG
- a CDS encoding mating alpha-pheromone PpgA (COG:S;~EggNog:ENOG410Q2WH;~SECRETED:SignalP(1-18)) — translation MKLVSIVLAALAATTVQAAALQRWCHLPGQPCNMIKRAADASGEVKRSADALAEAIADASPETLQRWCVLPGQPCNKIKRAVEAGSEVKRSADAFAEAMADIDESDFQ, via the coding sequence ATGAAGCTCGTCTCTATTGTCCTTGCCGCTCTTGCTGCCACCACTGTGCAGGCTGCTGCCCTGCAGAGATGGTGTCATCTCCCTGGCCAGCCATGCAACATGATCAAGCGTGCGGCTGATGCTAGTGGAGAAGTCAAGCGCTCTGCCGATGCTTTGGCTGAAGCCATTGCAGACGCCTCTCCTGAGACCCTTCAGAGATGGTGTGTCCTGCCTGGTCAGCCCTGCAACAAGATCAAGCGGGCTGTCGAAGCCGGCAGCGAAGTCAAGCGCTCTGCCGATGCCTTTGCAGAGGCTATGGCAGATATCGACGAGTCTGACTTCCAGTAG
- the IDH1 gene encoding isocitrate dehydrogenase (NAD(+)) IDH1 (COG:E;~EggNog:ENOG410PFT1;~InterPro:IPR004434,IPR024084,IPR019818;~PFAM:PF00180;~go_function: GO:0000287 - magnesium ion binding [Evidence IEA];~go_function: GO:0004449 - isocitrate dehydrogenase (NAD+) activity [Evidence IEA];~go_function: GO:0016616 - oxidoreductase activity, acting on the CH-OH group of donors, NAD or NADP as acceptor [Evidence IEA];~go_function: GO:0051287 - NAD binding [Evidence IEA];~go_process: GO:0006099 - tricarboxylic acid cycle [Evidence IEA];~go_process: GO:0055114 - oxidation-reduction process [Evidence IEA]) translates to MPRRSAVFSGVSCIAGFRSFLAVSGSVFVFPPSSLSLSFCSPVRTFLGPLSSPPPFRSVQSYCPFFSTPLSIKMFSLRTAQPAQSLLRRVAAPTSFRSSIPARSFASVQSDIFKPTKYGGKYTVTLIPGDGIGAEVAESVKTIFKADNVPIEWEQVDVSGVDTGNKHSEELFKESIASLRRNKLGLKGILFTPVERSGHQSFNVALRQELDIFASIVLIKNIPGYKTRHENVDLCIIRENTEGEYSGLEHQSVQGVVESLKIITRAKSERIAKFAFGFALANNRKKVTCIHKANIMKLADGLFRSTFHKVAENYPTLEVNDMIVDNASMQAVSRPQQFDVMVMPNLYGGILSNIGSALVGGPGVVPGCNMGRDVAVFEPGCRHVGLDIKGKDQANPSAMILSGSMLLRHLGLDDHANRISKAVYDVIGEG, encoded by the exons ATGCCGAGACGATCCGCCGTTTTTTCCGGTGTCTCGTGCATCGCTGGCTTTAGGTCTTTTCTCGCCGTCTCCGGTTCCGTCTttgtctttcctccctcctccctctctctctctttttgctCTCCCGTCCGCACGTTTTTGggtcccctctcctctcctcctccttttcgGTCCGTTCAATCTTATTGTCCCTTTTTCTCGACCCCTTTGTCCATCAAAATGTTCTCTCTGCGGACGGCGCAACCCGCGCAG TCTTTGCTCCGTCGCGTTGCGGCGCCGACTTCCTTCCGTTCCTCCATCCCGGCAAGAT CCTTTGCTAGCGTTCAGTCCGATATCTTCAAGCCCACCAAGTATGGCGGCAAATACACCGTCACTCTCATCCCAG GTGACGGAATCGGTGCCGAGGTTGCTGAGTCGGTCAAGACTATCTTCAAGGCCGACAATGTTCCCATCGAGTGGGAGCAGGTAGATGTTAGCGGTGTTGACACCGGTAACAAGCACTCGGAAGAGCTTTTCAAGGAGTCCATTGCTTCTCTGCGCCGTAACAAGCTGGGTCTGAAGGGTATCCTCTTCACCCCAGTTGAGCGCTCCGGCCACCAGTCGTTCAACGTTGCTCTCCGTCAGGAGCTGGATATTTTCGCCTCGATCGTCCTCATTAAGAACATCCCCGGCTACAAGACCCGTCACGAGAATGTTGATCTTTGCATTATCCGTGAGAACACCGAAGGTGAATACTCTGGTCTCGAACACCAGTCCGTGCAGGGTGTTGTGGAGTCCCTGAAGATTATCACTCGCGCCAAATCCGAGCGCATTGCCAAGTTTGCCTTTGGTTTCGCTCTTGCCAACAACCGCAAGAAGGTTACTTGCATCCACAAGGCCAACATCATGAAGCTTGCGGATGGCCTTTTCCGCAGCACCTTCCACAAGGTCGCCGAGAACTACCCGACTTTGGAGGTTAACGACATGATCGTCGACAACGCCTCCATGCAGGCTGTTTCTCGCCCTCAGCAGTTCGACGTTATGGTTATGCCCAACCTGTACGGTGGCATTCTCTCCAACATTGGGTCTGCCCTGGTGGGTGGACCTGGTGTTGTCCCTGGTTGCAACATGGGCCGTGACGTTGCTGTGTTCGAGCCAGGCTGCCGTCACGTTGGTCTTGacatcaagggcaaggaccAGGCGAACCCTAGCGCTATGATCCTTTCTGGATCTATGCTTCTGCGCCACCTGGGATTGGACGACCATGCCAACCGTATCTCCAAGGCCGTCTATGATGTGATCGGTGAGGGGTGA
- a CDS encoding 18S rRNA methyltransferase BUD23 (BUSCO:EOG092646EZ;~COG:Q;~EggNog:ENOG410PGDN;~InterPro:IPR039769,IPR029063,IPR022238,IPR013216;~PFAM:PF13649,PF12589,PF08241;~go_function: GO:0008168 - methyltransferase activity [Evidence IEA];~go_function: GO:0016435 - rRNA (guanine) methyltransferase activity [Evidence IEA];~go_process: GO:0070476 - rRNA (guanine-N7)-methylation [Evidence IEA]): MSRPEDVLPPDLFYDDNESRKYTTSSRIRNIQSDMTHRALDLLDLKTPSLILDLGCGSGLSGEILSQVAPEDGGPHTWIGMDISPSMLDVALQRGVDGDLFLADIGQGVPFRPGSFDAAISISAIQWLCNAESSDVSPEYRLRRFFEGLYASLRRGGRAVCQFYPKNDAQRSMISGAAMKAGFGAGILEDDPGTKNSKLYLVLTVGGGGLQGDITGVVDGMNDVDVLDARKRAMERGKQASSRKGDKAWILRKKEQMTRKGKVVKANSKYTGRKRRPAF, encoded by the exons ATGTCGCGTCCTGAAGATGTCTT GCCTCCGGATCTATTctatgatgataatgagtCCCGAAAATATACCACCTCGTCTCGTATCCGTAACATTCAGTCCGACATGACCCATCGGGCACTCGACCTCCTAGACCTGAAAACACCTTCTTTGATCCTTGATCTTGGCTGCGGCTCTGGTCTCTCCGGCGAGATTCTTTCCCAGGTGGCACCCGAAGACGGAGGCCCGCATACCTGGATCGGCATGGACATCTCACCTAGCATGCTCGATGTTGCCCTCCAGCGCGGTGTCGATGGCGATCTCTTCCTGGCTGATATCGGGCAAGGAGTACCGTTCCGGCCAGGAAGTTTCGATGCAGCCATTAGCATCAGTGCTATCCAATGGCTCTGCAATGCGGAGTCTAGTGATGTTAGCCCGGAGTACCGTCTTCGTCGCTTCTTCGAGGGCCTCTATGCTAGCCTGCGGCGTGGTGGTCGCGCAGTTTGCCAATTTTATCCAAAGAACGACGCTCAGCGGAGCATGATCAGTGGGGCTGCCATGAAGGCCGGCTTTGGAGCTGGTATACTGGAGGATGACCCGGGTACTAAGAACAGCAAACTCTACCTCGTGCTCAccgttggaggaggtggattaCAAGGTGACATCAccggtgttgttgatggcatGAACGACGTGGATGTCTTGGACGCCCGGAAAAGGGCTATGGAGCGTGGCAAACAAGCATCATCCCGGAAGGGCGACAAGGCCTGGATTCTACGAAAAAAGGAACAGATGACCCGGAAAGGCAAGGTTGTGAAGGCGAATTCGAAATATACCGGCAGAAAACGACGTCCCGCTTTCTGA
- the SVP26 gene encoding uncharacterized protein (COG:I,T;~EggNog:ENOG410PN1G;~InterPro:IPR007277;~PFAM:PF04148;~TransMembrane:5 (o6-30i44-61o67-84i96-112o145-164i);~go_component: GO:0016021 - integral component of membrane [Evidence IEA];~go_function: GO:0097020 - COPII receptor activity [Evidence IEA];~go_process: GO:0006888 - endoplasmic reticulum to Golgi vesicle-mediated transport [Evidence IEA]) gives MWILPLVGYLGVIVGFAFLTLAIASGLYYLSELVEEHTVLARRLLYRLIYSIIAVQILLYLFDRFPFSLTVLSIGSHIVYASNLRRFPIVKLSDPLFILSCGLVGLNHWLWFRHFSQPLPSSRGASSWRQPYQVNVEDMPTFTEVASYFGLCVWLVPFALFVSLSAGDNVLPTMGSEYATGDRVPISGFTPGTFASDGKSKNKGMAKALVDGVRDWVKDNGELMGFWKGERAKGF, from the exons ATGTGGATTCTACCCTTGGTAGGGTATTTGGGGGTTATTGTAGGGTTCGCTTTCCTTACGTTAGCGATAG CCTCCGGCCTTTACTATCTCTCGGAGCTTGTGGAGGAGCATACAGTTCTCGCCCGTCGGCTGTTGTACCGGCTGATATACAGTATCATCGCCGTTCAGATCCTTCTTTACTTATTTGACCgatttcctttctccttgaCCGTCCTCAGTATCGGCTCGCATATCGTATATGCCAGCAATCTCCGCCGATTCCCCATAGTCAAGCTGTCCGACCCTCTCTTCATTTTATCATGCGGGCTCGTCGGGTTGAATCATTGGCTTTGGTTTCGCCACTTTTCACAGCCATTGCCTTCATCGCGTGGCGCTAGTAGCTGGCGCCAACCATATCAGGTTAACGTGGAGGATATGCCAACCTTCACAGAGGTTGCGTCTTATTTTGGACTCTGTGTCTGGCTGGTTCCATTCGCGCTCTTCGTCAGCCTCAGCGCGGGCGATAATGTCTTGCCTACCATGGGCTCCGAGTATGCCACAGGCGACCGTGTGCCTATTTCGGGGTTCACCCCGGGTACATTTGCGTCCGACGGAAAGTCCAAGAACAAGGGAATGGCCAAGGCCCTGGTGGATGGCGTGCGGGACTGGGTTAAAGATAACGGGGAATTGATGGGTTTCTGGAAGGGTGAACGGGCAAAAGGCTTTTAG